The window GCCCTGCCGCTGGCCCCGTACTCCGGTGCGGAGGTGGAGGAGCGTTGTCGTCGGCTGGCCGAGGCGTTCCGGGGACGGGGCCTTCCCGTGGTGGTGGTGCGGGTGGAGCGGCCGAACGTGGTCGAGCAGCCGCCCGGCAGCGGGTACGCGGAGGGGCTGGTACGGCCCGGGGACATCGAGATCATCAAGCGGACGGTCGGGGCCTTCGAGGGCACCGGTCTGGACGGGCGGCTGCGCGAACGGGGCGTGGACACGGTGGTCCTCGCGGGCCTGGTGACCACGATGGGGGTGGCGGCCACCGCGTGGGCCGCCTCCGACCGGGGGTACGAGGTCGAGTTCGTGGCGGACGCCATGTCGGGGTTCGCCGCCGATGAGCACACGCTGACCGTGGAACGGGTCTTCTCCCGGATCGGTGAGGTCCGCACCGCCGCGTCGTACCTCTGAGGCAACGTGCCGGGGGGCGATCCACCGTGGACACGGACGTCCGCCGTCCGGCGCGGCGTCTTCCCGTGACCGGGAAGCCGCGCGCGGGTGGTCATCCGCTCCAGGCGCGCCGCACCGTGTCGTCCTCGACCTCGAGGTTCAGCCGTCCGGCGAGGTATTCCATGGTCAGGATCGCGCCCGGTGGGACCGTACGCACGGTCGACCAGCCGCGCCGGTGTGCCTGGCGTTCGGCCTCGTCGGTGCCGAGACCCACGTAGCGCTTCGGGTCGTCGGCGGGTGTGGGAGAGGAAGTGGATGCGGTCATGGGCCTCTCCTGCCCCGCCGACACGCTTCGGATGCCCTTGACGCCGGGTGGGCGCGGGTGATCCTGTCCGCGGGATCCCGTTCGCGCTCGTTTCCCCCTCCTCCGCCCTGAGTCCGGCGGCTACTCCAGCAGCCGGCGACCGATCAGCTCCATCACCTCGGCGCGGCTGCGGCTGCCGTTGTCGGCGGCGTTGAAGTGATTGCCGATGCGTACCGAGACGGCGAGCAGGCAGCGGACCTCGACCTCGTCCTCGTCGGGGCAGAAAGAGGAGAACAGCGAACGCAGGTAGTCCATGCGGCGGTTGTCGACGCGGCGCAGGCGCTCGGCGACGGCCGCGTCGCGGCGGGCCCAGTCGCGGATCGCGATGTCGGCGGTGGTTCCCCGCACCGGCCCGTCGGTGCTCTCGGCGACGATGTCGAACAGTCGCTTCAACCTGACCCTGGCCGCTCCCCCGCCGCTCTCCACCTGCTCGATGACGCCTTCGGCGACCTCGTACTCCCAGGTGTCGAGCATCTCGGTGAGCAGCGCGTCCCGGTTGCGGAAGTAGCCGTAGAAGCCACCCTTGCTGACGCCGAGTGCCTGGGCCAGCGCCTCGATCCGCACGGCTTCGGGGCCGCCGGCGACGAGTGCCCGCAGGCCCTCCTCGATCCACTTTCCGCGGGGTGTGCGGGTCGCGCCCATCCTGCGTGCCTCCTCCCTGTGTGTCTCCTCACGTCCCGCCGAGTATACGGGGCCGTATAGATCTGCCTACACTCGATATATACGCCACCGTATAGACAGGGGTCCGACCATGCGACTTCCCCGAACCGACCACACCGAACGCCCGTGGAGGATCCACGAGATCGCCGCCGACTTCACGGTCGAGGACGTATGGGCGCTGCCCACCCCCGGCGGCCCGGACGACCTCGCCTGGTTGGTGCGCCAGTTCGCCGAGGGCATGAAGAGCGGGGTGAAGGGAGACGGTTTCGTCTCCCGAGCCCTCTTCGCCGTCCGCTGGAGGCTGGGCGCGCTGTTCGGTTGGGACGAGCCGGATTCCGACGCCGCCGGCCGGCGGGCCGAACTGCGCGACCGGTTGCCGGCGGACCTCCGCGACGGGCCCCGGGGTCCCGACCTCGGCTCGTCCCCGTTCACCTCGCTCTACCAGCGCGAGGACGAATGGGCCGCCGAGATGGCCAACAAGACCGTGCGGGCGGTGATGCACATCGGTTGGGTGCCGGACGGGGCGGGCGGCCACCGCGGCCAGATGGCCGTCCTGGTGAAGCCGAACGGACTCCTGGGCTCCCTCTACATGGCCGCCATCAAGCCCTTCCGGTACCTCGGGGTGTACCCGGCACTGCTCCGCTCCATCGGCCGCGAGTGGGAGGCGAACGCCGCTGCGCGAGGAGGCGCGAGTCGCAACGCGAAGGGCGAGTGATCCGCTGTCGGTCCGTCGACAACCCCTGACCGCCCGCCCGCCGGGTTCACTCGGGCCGGGATCTCGCCGACGGCCACCGCCGCATCACGCGCACCATGGGTGACGGTCTCCCCACCGGCACGGCCGACCGCAGGCAGCCCACGGTCCCCTACTCGTGTCCCTCGTCCTCGCACCGGTCGACGAGGATGACCGCGACGTCGTCCGCGAGGGCGCCCCGGGTGTGGCGGAGCAACGCCTGGCGCAGGCCCTCCAGGAACTCCTCCAGGGTGCGGTCGCGCATGCTCGCCATGGCCTCGGACAGGTCGAAGAAGGCGCCGTCCCGGTCGCGCGCCTCGATCACACCGTCGGTGTACAACAACAGCCTGTCCCCCGGCGCGAACGGATGGCGGTCCACGCGCCCGGGAGGACCGCTGATGAACTCCGCCAGGCCCAACGGCGGCAGGGGTGTGGCGGGCATCAGGAACCGGACCGAGCCGTCCCGTTGCACCAGGGGCGGCGGATGGCCGCGGTTGACCACCTCGACACGGGGGCTGCCGTCCGGGATCTGGACCACCACGACGGTGACGAATGCCTCGAGGAGGGTGTCGTCGCCGTCGGCCTCGCCCGCGCCCACGAGCGCGCCCGCGACGAGGGCGTCCCGCCGCAGGGCCGCCTCGCAGTGGTTGACGACCTCCACCAGGTCGTCCTCGTAGTGCACGGACTCCCGGAACGCGCCCAGCACGATCGCGGCGGCCCGTACGGCGGGCAGACCCTTGCCCCGGACGTCTCCGACGATCATCCGGATGCCGTACCGGGTCTTGACCGCCTCGTACAGATCGCCGCCGATCTGCGCACCCGACTCGGCCGCCAGGTACAGGCTGGCCGCCCGCACACCGCCCAGCCGGGACGGCACCGGCCGCAGCAGGACGTCCTGGGCGGCCGTGGCGATCCGCCGAACCTGGTTGAGCTCGTTCTCCCGGCGCGTCCGCGCGGTGCTGCTCGTCATGAGGCTCGCCGCGGAGACGAGGAACAGGGCGAGGAAGTTCGTGTAGACCTGCTGGCCTCCCCAGGCATGGTTGTGGGTGGCGGTGACCACGCTGACTCCGACGGCCACCCCCGTCGCCGCGAGCGTGCCCTTGGGCCCCATCGTCACCGCCGCCAAGGCGGGTGTCGCGACCAGCAGGGGGCCGGTGTACAGGACGTGTGCGGGCGTGAGCTCGACGAGGAGCACCAGCAGGGCGAGTGCGAAGGGCAGGCACTCCGCCAGTGCGAAAAGGACCTGGTGGTGACCGCCGGCTCCCGGTCCCGGGGGCGAGCGCAAGGGCGCCCTCATGCGTACAGCCTGCCTCGTCCGGACGCATGGCCGCCACTCCGGTTCACCGGCCCGGTCGCCGCCGTGGCGGCGGCCCGGACCCCGCCCATGCCCCCGCACGGCGCGCCACACCCTCGTCCTGAGCGGCGATCCCAAGATCGCTGCGGGCCGGCGACCGACGCTCCCCGCTGCCGACGGCCCGAAGAGGTTGGAAAATATGAACATGGGCGTTTTCCTGGGAATCTCCGGCGCCGGCTGCTCGGCTTGACCGCGAGCTTCTCCGCCTCCCCGCGCCGTCCCCGGTCAGGATCCCGCCCGGTGGACCAGGAGCACGTCCGGCCCCCCAAGGGCAGGGTGCGCAGGCCGCAGCGCCTGTCC of the Streptomyces sp. NBC_01426 genome contains:
- a CDS encoding cysteine hydrolase family protein, with protein sequence MSPALVLIDLMPRIVALPLAPYSGAEVEERCRRLAEAFRGRGLPVVVVRVERPNVVEQPPGSGYAEGLVRPGDIEIIKRTVGAFEGTGLDGRLRERGVDTVVLAGLVTTMGVAATAWAASDRGYEVEFVADAMSGFAADEHTLTVERVFSRIGEVRTAASYL
- a CDS encoding I78 family peptidase inhibitor, whose translation is MTASTSSPTPADDPKRYVGLGTDEAERQAHRRGWSTVRTVPPGAILTMEYLAGRLNLEVEDDTVRRAWSG
- a CDS encoding TetR/AcrR family transcriptional regulator, producing the protein MGATRTPRGKWIEEGLRALVAGGPEAVRIEALAQALGVSKGGFYGYFRNRDALLTEMLDTWEYEVAEGVIEQVESGGGAARVRLKRLFDIVAESTDGPVRGTTADIAIRDWARRDAAVAERLRRVDNRRMDYLRSLFSSFCPDEDEVEVRCLLAVSVRIGNHFNAADNGSRSRAEVMELIGRRLLE
- a CDS encoding DUF2867 domain-containing protein; translation: MRLPRTDHTERPWRIHEIAADFTVEDVWALPTPGGPDDLAWLVRQFAEGMKSGVKGDGFVSRALFAVRWRLGALFGWDEPDSDAAGRRAELRDRLPADLRDGPRGPDLGSSPFTSLYQREDEWAAEMANKTVRAVMHIGWVPDGAGGHRGQMAVLVKPNGLLGSLYMAAIKPFRYLGVYPALLRSIGREWEANAAARGGASRNAKGE
- a CDS encoding PP2C family protein-serine/threonine phosphatase — translated: MRAPLRSPPGPGAGGHHQVLFALAECLPFALALLVLLVELTPAHVLYTGPLLVATPALAAVTMGPKGTLAATGVAVGVSVVTATHNHAWGGQQVYTNFLALFLVSAASLMTSSTARTRRENELNQVRRIATAAQDVLLRPVPSRLGGVRAASLYLAAESGAQIGGDLYEAVKTRYGIRMIVGDVRGKGLPAVRAAAIVLGAFRESVHYEDDLVEVVNHCEAALRRDALVAGALVGAGEADGDDTLLEAFVTVVVVQIPDGSPRVEVVNRGHPPPLVQRDGSVRFLMPATPLPPLGLAEFISGPPGRVDRHPFAPGDRLLLYTDGVIEARDRDGAFFDLSEAMASMRDRTLEEFLEGLRQALLRHTRGALADDVAVILVDRCEDEGHE